The Streptomyces sp. WZ-12 genome segment GAACGGCCGGCGGTCCGCTACGGCGAACGGAGTTGGAACTACCGCGAACTGGACGACGCGGTCACCGCCGCCGCCCGACTGCTGCGCGCCGAGGGGCTGCGCCCGGGGGACCGGGTCGCCTCCTACGGGCACAACTCCGACGCCTACCTGATCGGCTTCCTGGCCTGCGCCCGCGCCGGCCTGGTGCACGTCCCCGTCAACCACGCCCTGACCGGCGAGGAGTTGGAGTACCTGCTCACGCAGTCCGGCAGCACCCTGGTGCTCACGGACGTCGCGCTGGCGCCCCGGTTGCCGGACGCGGTGCGAGCCGTCCCGTTGCACGGCGCACCGGACGGGCTGCTGGAGCGGCTGCCGCAGCACCGCGAGCCGGCCGACGGTGAGGCGCTGCCGGCGCCGGCCGACGACGCCCTCGTCCAACTCCTCTACACCTCCGGGACCACCGCCCTCCCCAAGGGGGCGATGATGACCCACCGGGCGCTGGTGCACGAGTACACCAGCGCGATCGTCGCCCTCGACCTCACGGAAGACGACCGTCCGGTCCACTCGCTGCCGCTCTACCACTCCGCCCAGATGCACGTCTTCCTGCTGCCCTATCTGGCGGTGGGCGCGGAGAACACCATCCTGGACGGGCCCGCCCCGGAGCGGATCTTCGAGCTGGTGGAAGCGGGCCTGGCGGACAGCCTGTTCGCCCCGCCGACCGTCTGGATCGCGCTCGCCAACCACCCCGGCTTCGGCACCCGCGACCTGGACGGGCTGCGCAAGGCGTACTACGGCGCCTCGATCATGCCGGTGCCCGTACTGGAACGGCTCCGCGCCCGGCTGCCGCACCTCGCCTTCTACAACTGCTTCGGCCAGAGCGAGATCGGCCCGTTGGCCACCGTCCTCGGACCGGACGAGCACGAGGGGCGGATGGACTCCTGCGGGCGCCCCGTGCTGTTCGTCGAGGCGCGGGTGGTGGACGAGGCCGGCCGGGAGGCGCCCGACGGCACCCCGGGCGAGGTGGTCTACCGCTCGCCGCAGCTCTGCACGGGCTATTGGGAGAAGCCCGAGGAGACCGCGGAGGCGTTCCGGGACGGTTGGTTCCACTCCGGGGACCTGGCTGTCCGGGACGCGGCCGGCTACTTCACGGTCGTCGACCGGGTCAAGGACGTCATCAACTCCGGTGGCGTGCTGGTCGCCTCGCGTCAGGTGGAGGACGTGCTGTACGCGCACCCGCAGGTCGCCGAGGTCGCGGTCGTCGGGCTGCCGGACGCGCGGTGGATCGAGGCGGTGACCGCGGTGGTGGTCCGGCGCACCGGCGACGGGGACGGCGCGGTGGGGGAGGCGGAGCTGATCGCCGCGGCGCGGGCCCGCCTGGCGTCGTTCAAGGTGCCCAAGCGCGTGGTGTTCGTCGACGCGCTGCCGCGCAACGCCAGCGGCAAGGTCCTCAAGCGGGCGCTGCGCGAGCGGTTCGGCACCCGCTGAGCGGCGCGCGGAGGGCGACTGTCAGTGCCCGCTGCCATGCTGGGAACCGGCACTGACCAGCACGTGATCGGAGTACCTCATGTTGACGACCCGCTTCGTCCCCGGCGCACCGAACTGGCTCGACCTCGGCGTCCCCGACGTCGACGCCGCCGCGGCGTTCTACTCCGCGCTGTTCGGCTGGACCTTCCAGTCGGCCGGCCCGGACGCCGGTGGCTACGGCTTCTTCCAGCTCGACGGTAAGACGGTCGGTGCGGTCGGCCCCTGCCAGGAGGAGGGCGCGGGGCCGGCCTGGACGCCGTACTTCCTCACCGCGGACGCGGACGCCACCAGCAAGGCGGTGGAGCAGGCCGGCGGCCGGGTCCGGACCGCGCCGATGGACGTCTTCACCGCCGGCCGGCTCGCCACGTTCACCGACCCGACGGGCGCCGACTTCGCGGTCTGGCAGCCGGGCGACGTCAAGGGACTGGAAGCGGTCATGGAGCCGAACACCCTGTGTTGGACGGAGCTCTACACCACCGACGCCGCCGCGGCCCAGGACTTCTACCGCAGCGTGTTCGGCTGGACCTACCAGGACATGACGATGGGCGGGGAGTTGCTCTACAGCGTCGCCTCCGCGCCCGGCGCCGGCAGCGGGGACGACACCGCGCACGGCGGCATCCTCCAGCTCCAACAGATGCATCTGGACGCCGGTTCGACGTCGGAGTGGCACCCGTACTTCGGCGTCACCGACTGCGACGCGATGTACCACACCGCCACCCAGCTCGGCGCCACGCCGCTGATCGCGCCGATGGACGCGGCCGGCATCGGCCGGCTGGCGATGGTGATGGACCCGGCCGGCGCACCCTTCGCGCTGCTCAAGGGGGAGCCGAAGACGGCCTGATGACGGTCGGTGGGGTGACGGGATGGCAAGGCTGCCGGTGGGCGGGCTGACGGGGCGACGCGTTGCGGGACGCCGGTTCGGCGCCCGTCAGTTGTCCCGGCGGGCGTCCACGATCCGTTTGAACTTCCCCACCGAGCGCTCCAGCGTCTCCGGATCGACGATCTCCACCGCGACCGTGACCCCGATGCCGTCCTTGACGCCGCGGGCGATCCGGTCGGCGGCCGCCGCGCGGTCGTCCGCGGTGGCGTCCGGCCGGGCCTCGGCGCGGACGGTCAGCCGGTCCAGCCGGCCCTCGCGGGTCAGCCGGAGCTGGAAGTGCGGGGCGACGCCGGGGGTGCGCAGCACGATCTCCTCGACCTGCGCGGGGAAGAGGTTGACCCCGCGCAGGATGATCATGTCGTCGCTGCGCCCGGTGATCTTCTCCATCCGGCGGAAGGCCGGGCGGGCGGTCCCGGGCAGCAGCCGGGTCAGGTCCCGGGTGCGGTAGCGGATGACCGGCATGGCCTCCTTGGTGAGCGAGGTGAGGACCAACTCGCCGTGCTCGCCGTCCGGTAGCACCTCGCCGGTGATCGGATCGACCACCTCCGGATAGAAGTGGTCCTCCCAGATGTGCAGTCCGTCCTTGGTCTCCACGCACTCCTGCGCCACGCCGGGCCCCATCACCTCCGACAGCCCGTAGATGTCCACGGCGTCGAGGGCGAACCGCTCCTCGATCTCCCGGCGCATCTCCTCCGTCCAGGGCTCGGCGC includes the following:
- a CDS encoding fatty acyl-CoA synthetase yields the protein MTDARHARGNTVDGILRRSARRVPERPAVRYGERSWNYRELDDAVTAAARLLRAEGLRPGDRVASYGHNSDAYLIGFLACARAGLVHVPVNHALTGEELEYLLTQSGSTLVLTDVALAPRLPDAVRAVPLHGAPDGLLERLPQHREPADGEALPAPADDALVQLLYTSGTTALPKGAMMTHRALVHEYTSAIVALDLTEDDRPVHSLPLYHSAQMHVFLLPYLAVGAENTILDGPAPERIFELVEAGLADSLFAPPTVWIALANHPGFGTRDLDGLRKAYYGASIMPVPVLERLRARLPHLAFYNCFGQSEIGPLATVLGPDEHEGRMDSCGRPVLFVEARVVDEAGREAPDGTPGEVVYRSPQLCTGYWEKPEETAEAFRDGWFHSGDLAVRDAAGYFTVVDRVKDVINSGGVLVASRQVEDVLYAHPQVAEVAVVGLPDARWIEAVTAVVVRRTGDGDGAVGEAELIAAARARLASFKVPKRVVFVDALPRNASGKVLKRALRERFGTR
- a CDS encoding VOC family protein, with translation MLTTRFVPGAPNWLDLGVPDVDAAAAFYSALFGWTFQSAGPDAGGYGFFQLDGKTVGAVGPCQEEGAGPAWTPYFLTADADATSKAVEQAGGRVRTAPMDVFTAGRLATFTDPTGADFAVWQPGDVKGLEAVMEPNTLCWTELYTTDAAAAQDFYRSVFGWTYQDMTMGGELLYSVASAPGAGSGDDTAHGGILQLQQMHLDAGSTSEWHPYFGVTDCDAMYHTATQLGATPLIAPMDAAGIGRLAMVMDPAGAPFALLKGEPKTA